The nucleotide sequence GAAAACTCCACGGTCGGCGTTGTCTTCGGAAGTGAATACGAATACTAGACCTGGGCGAATTTCAATTTGCCGGATGCTTTCGGCTTAATCACAATAATCTTCATGATCCTGCTGAATGTCCTTTTTGCGATGATGTTTGCGCATGCCAATGACCTTTGCGAAAGGCGCTTCGTTCTGGCCTTTATGGACAACGAGCCTTCTTATTTCGTCGAAAATGGAGTTAAAAAAGGTCATTCGTATGTTTTGTTGACCGACGTTGTAAAGCAGCTTGAATGCCGTGAAACTGAAATCCCGGGCTCGTATGCCGCCAATAAAGAAAAGTTGATCAAAAACCGCGTCGACATCATGGGCCTTGCGATCCGCGACGCTGAAATGGACAAAGTCGCGGAATTCATTCCCGCCTATCGTGTTCCGCGCATGCTGATCGTTGATAAGAAGTCCTACAACCCGGCCTACAAGATCGAAGACTATCTGAAAAGCTCCAAAGCCGTTTTCTCCACCCTGATTGGGGCCGGCTTCTTTATGTCGGAACCAGAACGGGAAATTCTGTTCAAACAAAAACGTCTGTTTGAAGTCCCGGGCCCTGGTGACATTTTTGCCAATCTGATTAAAGGACGGGCGCAAGCGACGTTCTCTACCCCGCTGTTCACGCACTACTATCTTTCACGCAAAGGTCAGGACCAGAGCTTTGTGATTTTACCGGATCCCAATCAGGCGCAGGATCTGGGCATCTATGTTTCCAAAGCGCGCGTGACTGAAAAAGATCGCAACAAGATCAAAGACATCATCAAACGCATGAAATCCGACGGGTCCATGGCTCGTTCTGCCAGGGATTATGTCCGTGCGGAAGATTTGAAATACTACAGGGATTAATTACCAAGTCAGACTTTCGCCATCCTGGAAGAAGCCGCCATTGGGACCGCCCTTCGGCAGCGTTGCCGCCCAAAGAAGACCTTTGATCCCTTGTTCAACAGAACGATCCGCATGCGGGCCGCCCATATCTGTGCGCACCCATCCTGGCGACACGGAATTCACACAAATGTCTTCGCCGGAAACTTCCGAGGCAAAAAGATTCGTGACCATGTTCAGAGCCGTTTTAGAGATACGGTATGACGCCGAGGCATTCTGTTTTTCAGAAAGCCGGGCCATGCCGCTGGAGACATTCACGATGCGCCCATAGCCTTCCTGCTTCATCAGCGGGAAGATCTTCTGGGTCAACAGGAACGGTCCCATGGTATTGGTGACAAAGGACTTTTGTAGCGTAGAGGCTTTGGTTTTCAACAGCGAGGAATTTCCGCCGTCTTCACTGTCGATCAGGATGCCGGCGTTATTTACCAGCACATCGACGAAACCGTATTCGCGTTTGATCACTTCAACAAAGTCCGTGATGCTTTTTTCCTGGGACAGGTCGAGCTTCATCGGCACGACATCCAGCCCCTTCATGGTCAATCCATTCAAAGTCTTTTGCGCCTTATCGGGATTTCTCATGGCCATCAGAACCTTGAAACCCCTTTGCGCCAGGGACTCGCTCAAAGCAAGGCCCAAACCACGATTAGCACCAGTGACAACAGCGATCTTTTTCACGAAGAAATCCTTTAGTTCGGACGAGGCACCGGACGTTCACCTGTCGGGAACAGTTCATTCGTCACCCAATTGCGCTGATTGATCACGCATTCTGAAGAAATGACTCTCCAGCGTTCAATCGGGTAAGAATAAACCGTTTCAACCCAGCCCCAGCCGTTCCAATCAATCACACGGCGATAGTGGCGCCCGCCGTTTCCATCACGCACAGAGCGCGTTTCGCGGTGGAAGGTCAAAAGAGGATAATGAACTTTCAAAGTGCCATCGACTGTTAGCTGCATTTGTGCGTGTTCATCAAACACGCAGCCATAATAACCGTCCAGGCTGCGCAGACGGCCCTGAATTGTTTCACCCGGGCGCACATCGCGCCCTTCCGGCATCCAGAATTCAAAGAAGTAATCAGAAGGTGCGCCATTCGGATAATAGCTGCGCGTGTTCAGCGTCAGCATGCCGTTGAATTCAACGAAGCGGACAATCGCACGACCATCGGCAGATTGCCAAGGTTGCTCAAGAACGCTGCGGGCTTCAGCAGTGAAGCCTGCCACTAGAGATAAAACCAAAATCATCGCTTTCATCGAACATCTCCTCGTTTAATGCACTGTAGACCCGAAAAAGAACCGGGAACCTTTTAGCGGGGGCTGGCGTTGCGGTTCAGTAGCACGATATAGTCTTTGGCGCCGGTTTGTTCCATCATGCCTGAGTATTTGTTTTCTTCAAATTTCTTGCGGTACGTTTTGCGCGCCACTTCGATCACCATGCAGCCCAGATGTCCGGTGCCTGCAAGATCTCTTGTGCCGTCCAGATCACACACCGGCAGGAAGCTTTCTTCCTGCTCGCGCGTCACCGGGAACTTCATGACCGAGAAACTGGTCACATCCATTTTGTACTCTTCCTTCAGGCGGTTGGCAGGGCCTTTTTTCACAAGTTGCGAAGAATAAATGTACGGGACAATCACGGCCACTCGCAGGCCTTGCGCGCGAGCGTTGTTCACACCCTCAACAAAGCGGGCCATTTCATTTTGGACATCAAGTCGCATGGTGGAATTGAAAACTTCCACGTAAGGCAGCTGGGGATCCACGACAATCACGTCGTACTTGGAACCCTGTTCCTGATTGGCTTCCATAAAGCCTCTCCACAGTTCCAAATCTTCAATCTGCCCTGGAGTCACGCCCAGGAAAACGATCGGCGCATTTTTGATTTCCATGCGCAGGCGATCATAGATGCCTTTGCCCATTTTTTCGGGAACTTCAACCTGAGAAAATTTGATTTTGGGAATTGAACGTTCCTGAATCTGAAAATTCATGGAGAAAAACACACCCAATGCAATCACAGCGACGGCGCTGACCCAGTACAAGTATTTCATGAGCGGAACTTTACTTAGTTTAAGAGCTAAGTCCAGCGCCCACGGCCGCAATTACGCATATTGGCAAGAATCGTTGAAATCTGATAGAATTATGTTAGGTTGCGAACATTACAGAGGACTTGATCCCGCAAAGGACAGGTACCCACATATGAATGCGACAAAGACTGTACCTACATTTCTTATTATTGGCTCTGGCCGTGTCGCCCGACATGTTGCCCACTATTTCCATTTACTCAATTTAAAATACCAGACCTGGGATCGCAGCGAGGACATCTCTGCTTTGGCCGGCAAAGTTTCTTCGTGCTCGCACATCCTGCTGGCGATCAGTGACAGTTCTTTGCAGGCCTTCTATCAAGAGCATCTGGCACAACATGAAGACAAAACGCTCGTGCATTTCTCAGGCGCTTTGTACTTCAAAGGAATGATTGCAGCGCATCCGCTGATGACCTTTGGTCCGGACCTGTATGATCTGGCGACCTATCAGCAGATTCATTTTGCGCTGACCGGATGCGATTCCCTGATTGATGCCCTGCCGGGGCTTTCCAATTCCTATTCCAACATCTTCGCCTTTGAAAAAGCCCGCTATCACGCCTTGTGTGTGCTGGGCGGAAACTTCACGACTCTGTTGCTTGCCAAGATGCTCGAAGGCTTTGCCGAGATGAAAATACCGCAAAGTGCTGCCAAGCCCTATATTGAAAGAGTGATCCAGAACACTTTGGCGAACCCTGAAGATGCCTTCACCGGACCGCTGGCGCGTAAAGATGCCGCCACTGTCGAAAAGAATCTGCAGGCTTTGAACGATGATCCTTATCAGGCTGTGTACAAAGCCTTTCTAGAAACCCTTTGGCCTGAGTATCCGCGAAAGTGAGGGCCCCATGAAAACCATCCTCGATTTCCACGACAAGAAAAGCAAAAAGCAAAAGATCTCAATGATCACCTGCTATGACTATTCCTTCGCCCGCATTGTGGCCGACAGTGATATCGACTGCATTCTGGTCGGCGACTCTTTGGCAATGGTGATGCTGGGGCATTCCACCACGTTGGATGTGTCTGCCGGGGTTATGGCTCACCACACAGCAGCTGTCGTTCGCGGCGCGAGTGATAAGTTCGTGATCGCCGATCTGCCGTTCATGAGCTACCGCAAAGGCCTGACCGCCAACATGACGGCTGTTGAAAAAGTGATGAAAGCCGGTGCTCACGCTGTGAAGCTGGAAGGCGCTGCCGGAAATCTGAAACTGGTTCGCCATCTGGTGGATTCCGGCGTGCCGGTGATGGGGCATTTGGGCCTGACTCCGCAATCAGTCAATCAACTGGGTGGGTTCAAAGTTCAGGGCCGTGATGAAAAAGCGCAGAAAAAAATTCTGGAAGCCGCTTTGCAATTGCAGGACGCCGGGGCTTTTTCCGTCGTGCTTGAATGTGTTCCTTCAAAACTGGCCAAAGAAATCACGGCGGCGCTTGAGATTCCGACTATCGGGATCGGTGCGGGCGTGGATTGCGACGGACAGGTGCTTGTTTTACAAGACATGCTGGGCATGAATCAGGGATTCAAACCGAAATTCGTGAAAACGTACCTTGATGGCTTTAACACCATCAAAGGCGCATTGAACCAGTACCATCAGGAAGTCAGCAGCGAAATCTTCCCGTCCGAGAAAGAGAGCTATTCATGACACAAGTCCTGCGCTCTCCTGCTGAATTTCAAGCCTGGCGCCGCAAGCAATCCGGCACAGTGGGTTTTGTTCCCACCATGGGCGCTTTGCACACCGGGCACGAGGAACTGATCAAGCAAGCCCGCAAGAACAACGACCTTGTGGTGCTTTCCATCTTCGTGAACCCCACGCAGTTTAATGACCCAAAAGATCTGGAAAAATATCCCCAGACCTGGGATCAGGATCTGGCGATGGCCGAACGAAACAACGTCGACGCGATCTTTTTCCCGCGCTATCCGGAAATGTACCCGGATAATTATCGCTATAAAGTTTCTGAAAACGACTATTCCAATTTGCTGGATGGCGCGCACCGCCCGGGTCACTTTGATGGTGTGCTGTCGGTGGTGATGAAACTTTTCAATGTGGTTCGCCCGACCAAGGCGTACTTCGGCGAAAAGGACTTCCAGCAATTGACCCTGATTCAAGGCATGGTGGAAAGCTTCTTTATGGATCTGGAAGTCGTTCCGGTTCCCACTGTGCGTGAAGAAGACGGTCTGGCAAAAAGCTCGCGCAATCTGCGTCTAAGCCCGGAAGAACGCGAGAAAGCCCCGGCCATCTTTAAAGCCATTACGAAAAGCAAAACCGCTGCGGAAGCTGCGGCTTCTTTGTCAGCTCAAGGATTTATCGTGGATTATGTGACGGATGTGGGAAACCGCCGCTTCGTCGCCGCCAAACTCGGTGAAGTGAGGTTGATCGACAATGTCCAAATCTAAAGTTCTTTTCATGATGACAGGCTCTATTGCCTGTTACAAAGCCTGTCATGTGGTTTCCCGTCTGGTGCAGAATAACTGTGACGTTCAGGTTGTGGCCTCCCCGTCGGCTTTGAAATTTGTCGGCAACGCCACCCTGGAAGGCCTGACTGGAAAACCCGTCATCAGTGACATGTATGCCACCGGCAACGTCATGGATCATATCCACCTGATGCGCTGGGCGGATGTGATTTTGGTCGCCCCTGCCACGGCGAACTTCATAAACAAGGCTGCTCAAGGCGTGGGTGATGATTTGCTGCAGACTTTGTTCCTGGCTCACGACTTTAAAAAGCCATTCCTGGTGGCTCCGGCCATGAACACCAGTATGTATCTGCACCCGGTGACACAAAAGTCCCTGACCGCTCTTAAAGAAATGGGCGTGCAAATCCTGGACACCGCTTCCGGCATTCTGGCCTGTGGCGAAGAAGGCTGGGGCAAACTGCTGGAACCGGATCTGATTCTGAAAATGACTTTGGAAGCACTTCACAAGCCAGCGCAGGATACCGCGGCGGTTTCTGTGGCGCCAAAGTCCTCTGCCCTTTCCAAAGTGAAAATCCTGATCACTGCCGGGGGCACGCAAGAACCCATCGACACGGTTCGCGTAATCAGCAATCTTAGCTCGGGCCGCACCGGCATCGCGCTGGCGGAATACATGACCCAAATGGGCTTTGATGTGACCTTGCTGCAAGCCCATGCTTCACCCAAGTCTGAACACGTCACCCGCCGTGATCTGTTCGTCAGCTTCGCGACTTTGGATGAAAAAATGAAACACTATCTTTCCACCGAAAACTTCACCCACGTGATTCACGCT is from Bdellovibrio bacteriovorus str. Tiberius and encodes:
- a CDS encoding substrate-binding periplasmic protein; its protein translation is MILLNVLFAMMFAHANDLCERRFVLAFMDNEPSYFVENGVKKGHSYVLLTDVVKQLECRETEIPGSYAANKEKLIKNRVDIMGLAIRDAEMDKVAEFIPAYRVPRMLIVDKKSYNPAYKIEDYLKSSKAVFSTLIGAGFFMSEPEREILFKQKRLFEVPGPGDIFANLIKGRAQATFSTPLFTHYYLSRKGQDQSFVILPDPNQAQDLGIYVSKARVTEKDRNKIKDIIKRMKSDGSMARSARDYVRAEDLKYYRD
- a CDS encoding SDR family NAD(P)-dependent oxidoreductase; this encodes MKKIAVVTGANRGLGLALSESLAQRGFKVLMAMRNPDKAQKTLNGLTMKGLDVVPMKLDLSQEKSITDFVEVIKREYGFVDVLVNNAGILIDSEDGGNSSLLKTKASTLQKSFVTNTMGPFLLTQKIFPLMKQEGYGRIVNVSSGMARLSEKQNASASYRISKTALNMVTNLFASEVSGEDICVNSVSPGWVRTDMGGPHADRSVEQGIKGLLWAATLPKGGPNGGFFQDGESLTW
- a CDS encoding DUF2520 domain-containing protein gives rise to the protein MNATKTVPTFLIIGSGRVARHVAHYFHLLNLKYQTWDRSEDISALAGKVSSCSHILLAISDSSLQAFYQEHLAQHEDKTLVHFSGALYFKGMIAAHPLMTFGPDLYDLATYQQIHFALTGCDSLIDALPGLSNSYSNIFAFEKARYHALCVLGGNFTTLLLAKMLEGFAEMKIPQSAAKPYIERVIQNTLANPEDAFTGPLARKDAATVEKNLQALNDDPYQAVYKAFLETLWPEYPRK
- the panB gene encoding 3-methyl-2-oxobutanoate hydroxymethyltransferase codes for the protein MKTILDFHDKKSKKQKISMITCYDYSFARIVADSDIDCILVGDSLAMVMLGHSTTLDVSAGVMAHHTAAVVRGASDKFVIADLPFMSYRKGLTANMTAVEKVMKAGAHAVKLEGAAGNLKLVRHLVDSGVPVMGHLGLTPQSVNQLGGFKVQGRDEKAQKKILEAALQLQDAGAFSVVLECVPSKLAKEITAALEIPTIGIGAGVDCDGQVLVLQDMLGMNQGFKPKFVKTYLDGFNTIKGALNQYHQEVSSEIFPSEKESYS
- the panC gene encoding pantoate--beta-alanine ligase; this encodes MTQVLRSPAEFQAWRRKQSGTVGFVPTMGALHTGHEELIKQARKNNDLVVLSIFVNPTQFNDPKDLEKYPQTWDQDLAMAERNNVDAIFFPRYPEMYPDNYRYKVSENDYSNLLDGAHRPGHFDGVLSVVMKLFNVVRPTKAYFGEKDFQQLTLIQGMVESFFMDLEVVPVPTVREEDGLAKSSRNLRLSPEEREKAPAIFKAITKSKTAAEAAASLSAQGFIVDYVTDVGNRRFVAAKLGEVRLIDNVQI
- the coaBC gene encoding bifunctional phosphopantothenoylcysteine decarboxylase/phosphopantothenate--cysteine ligase CoaBC, with product MSKSKVLFMMTGSIACYKACHVVSRLVQNNCDVQVVASPSALKFVGNATLEGLTGKPVISDMYATGNVMDHIHLMRWADVILVAPATANFINKAAQGVGDDLLQTLFLAHDFKKPFLVAPAMNTSMYLHPVTQKSLTALKEMGVQILDTASGILACGEEGWGKLLEPDLILKMTLEALHKPAQDTAAVSVAPKSSALSKVKILITAGGTQEPIDTVRVISNLSSGRTGIALAEYMTQMGFDVTLLQAHASPKSEHVTRRDLFVSFATLDEKMKHYLSTENFTHVIHAAAVSDYSIDHLEVDGQSFRPFEVKKVSSESDKMSIHLKRNHKIVDRLKEYSKNKDLKVIAFKLTSHASPEQRTHAVEKLFANSHADFVVHNDLSEIDIVNRTHKFTLFNHEGFVACENLDQLTSELIRVVLPKDTV